In Coleofasciculus chthonoplastes PCC 7420, the sequence TGTGAGAATACAAAGGGGATAAGATACCTGCCACTGGGTATCGTGTCATCCGCTTTTTCGGCTTCAAAGTCCGTGCCTTACCACCTCTGGACAGATTGCCAATTTTGACCTTGGCTTTGGTATCAATAGATACTCGCAACGATTTGGGATTTTCATCTGATGCCTGATTCTGTTTAAATACATTATCGAAAATGGCATCGGTTTGAGGCGTTTTTTTTAAAGGTTTTGTTTTTTGGGTTTTTTTAGGCGATACCCCAAGCGGTTGAGAATTTCACCTATTGTCTGCCTAGAGGGCAAGTCGCTCTCAGAGTAACCAACTTCGTTTACTAATGCCTCTCGGACTGCTTTGGCACTGATGCGCGTATATAGAAAGGTCGATTGAAATTTTGGGTCGGCTTGGGCTTCTCTATCTACCAGGGAGTGGATATCCGCTTCTAAGTTAGGCAGCACTTGTTCCGTTTTGTGTCGCCCTCTTGCTTGATAGTTATCTACACAGATAAGTCCGGTTCGCCGTTCATTCAATCCCAGTTGTACGCTATGGCGATTCCAGCCCATAGCGGTTTCCGCTTTGCGGGCTGACCCATCAAAATAATCTTCGGTGACAGACGCGATAAAATCTCGTTTACGGTGACCTGTCAGTTTCTCACTGGCATCTTTAAACGTAGCTAGTACAGTTTGAGCTAGTATCATCCCGGTTCTCTTTGAGCATGATAGTGTTCAACAGCATTGCTTTGAGAAGCCTCCTCTCCTCTACAATGACTGGTATTCTATTTTTCCGCAAGTCCCTAAGTGGAATAGCACTGAAATAAGCATTTGGGGAGCGCCAAAACCCTTTATCTATTGTAGGGTGGGCATTGCCCACCAGCCTTAAGTCAGTGACATTCAACTTAGTTCAACGTCGCGCTTTCTTTAAATCTTGCAGCAATGATTCGGCTTTCTTGACACCATCACGATTGTCCTGACGCCGGAAGAGATCACGCGCTTTTTCCACAGCCGTAATCGCTTCTGCTATGCGCTCTCGTCCTTTTAAGGCTAATCCTAAATTATAGTGGGCTTGGGCATCTTGGGGGGCAATTTCAATTAAGCGTCGATAGGCGACAATAGCTTCTAAGTAATTTTCCTCGGTGAGTAAAATATCACCAATAGCGGCTTGAGCTTCAACTAAGTCTGATTGAACCGCCACGGCTCTTTGAAAGGCTTTCAATGCACCGACAAAATCTTCTTGAGCTTGGAGGATTTTGCCAATTTGCAGATAAACTTGACTATTATTCGGTTCTAGTTTTGCCGCTCGGTCAAAAACCTTCAGTGCGGTGTCGATATCACCCTGAGTTAACCAAGCCATGCCCAATGTAAGCTGAATATTACTATCCAGAGGCGCTAAGGATTCAGCTTGTTGGAGTGCTTTAATCGCCTCTTGGGGACGCCCCTGCTGGAGAAAAACGGTACCGAGTAACTGGTGTGCCTGAGCATTCTTGGGTTGAAGACTGATGACTTGGCGGTAAACTTGGATGGCTCCGTCATAGTCCTTTTGACGCAGGAGGACAACGCCTAATCCCCAATAGGAGTTAATATGGTTGCGTTCAAGTCTTAGGGCTTGACGATAAGCCTCTGCTGCTGCTGCATTCTCTTCGGCATTGGCTAAACTGTAACCGAGAGCATACTGAAACTCCGCATTATTCGGCTCCAGGGCAATTGCCTGTTGATACGCCCTAGCTGCTTCTCGGAAGTTCCCCTGACGCGCCTGGAGATAACCGATTCCGGAGAAAATCTTGGCATTATCTCGATCTAGATTAGCGGCTTGTTGATAGGTTGCGATCGCCTGAGGATAATTTCCCGCATCCACTAAGTCTCGCGCTTGACGGAGTAACTCACGCAGCCGCTGTTGTTCCGGCTGTAGCTGGCTAACGAGCTGGGGTTGACTGGCGTGAGCCACA encodes:
- a CDS encoding tetratricopeptide repeat protein, whose product is MSSSGWRKPNTLHSIATRRLAVSKPTLFLVSSLFITGLTITLTPVAHASQPQLVSQLQPEQQRLRELLRQARDLVDAGNYPQAIATYQQAANLDRDNAKIFSGIGYLQARQGNFREAARAYQQAIALEPNNAEFQYALGYSLANAEENAAAAEAYRQALRLERNHINSYWGLGVVLLRQKDYDGAIQVYRQVISLQPKNAQAHQLLGTVFLQQGRPQEAIKALQQAESLAPLDSNIQLTLGMAWLTQGDIDTALKVFDRAAKLEPNNSQVYLQIGKILQAQEDFVGALKAFQRAVAVQSDLVEAQAAIGDILLTEENYLEAIVAYRRLIEIAPQDAQAHYNLGLALKGRERIAEAITAVEKARDLFRRQDNRDGVKKAESLLQDLKKARR